A window of the Mesotoga prima MesG1.Ag.4.2 genome harbors these coding sequences:
- the rsfS gene encoding ribosome silencing factor, producing MDKVVKEIAEIIDEKLGEDIVILDVSKVSNLADYFVVTTANSDPHMDSLREAILQYIEREAVEIIYYDKGKGYNWMVIDGGYFIVHIFSKKGREFYSLEDLWLNATRYTYRDLVKDEDNTRQ from the coding sequence TTGGATAAAGTAGTTAAGGAAATTGCTGAGATAATTGACGAAAAACTTGGAGAAGACATAGTAATACTTGATGTCTCGAAGGTGTCAAACCTTGCAGATTATTTCGTGGTGACTACGGCAAATTCCGACCCTCATATGGACTCGCTCCGGGAGGCGATACTGCAATACATTGAAAGGGAAGCCGTAGAGATTATCTACTACGATAAAGGCAAGGGTTACAACTGGATGGTGATTGACGGTGGTTATTTCATCGTCCACATTTTCAGTAAGAAGGGAAGAGAGTTCTATTCTCTCGAGGACCTATGGTTGAACGCAACAAGGTACACATACAGAGATCTCGTCAAAGACGAGGATAACACACGGCAATAA
- the glmS gene encoding glutamine--fructose-6-phosphate transaminase (isomerizing) codes for MCGIVGMVGKDLTIRKLVDALKKLEYRGYDSAGVAVNSRDGLRVMKAVGMISSLEKLLGDDLDSNVIQGIAHTRWATHGGPSDFNAHPHTDCTGKIAVVHNGIIENYDVLRLDLEKKGHIFKSVTDTETIAHLIEEHYSGDIISAVRHALLDLEGAYAIGVVHQDHPDVIVAARKGSPLVVGSTGESGFLASDVTPLLKYIRDVYFVDDGEFVVIRPEGISISRMDGTSVRKPSTKITWSEDSAEKSGYEHFMLKEIFEEPQTLRNALMGRIRGGVPNFNEIEHLREEIEKARSLTILACGTSFHAGLVFQRFLQDYTEIRAEVEVASEFRYRRLQEGFSDLVVAISQSGETADTLEGIRKAKKLGTKIISLTNVVGSTISRESDAVIYINAGPEIGVAATKTYVAQLAVLLLLGAAIADIAGRSGFDIPKIVNELEGMPTVFENTLPTADEQCKRLAAEHSDYKHFMYIGRGYSYASALEGALKLKEISYIHASGYQAGELKHGPIALLDKDFPVFAIVPEDELKSKMISNIMETRARDAKVLALCSENDKEVAKSVNSRIEVPRVLDPIYPLVMSPYLQLFAYYIAVKKGLDPDKPRNLAKSVTVE; via the coding sequence TTGTGCGGAATAGTCGGGATGGTAGGGAAAGACCTTACTATAAGGAAGCTTGTCGATGCTTTGAAAAAGCTCGAATACAGGGGTTATGATTCTGCCGGCGTCGCAGTTAACAGTCGTGACGGTCTCAGGGTAATGAAGGCCGTTGGGATGATTTCATCCCTCGAGAAGCTTCTTGGGGACGATCTTGACTCGAATGTAATTCAGGGTATTGCCCATACCAGATGGGCTACTCACGGAGGCCCCTCCGATTTCAATGCGCACCCTCATACGGATTGCACCGGAAAGATTGCAGTTGTGCACAACGGGATTATTGAGAACTACGATGTTCTTCGTCTCGATCTCGAGAAAAAGGGGCATATTTTTAAATCTGTTACTGATACAGAGACTATCGCCCATCTCATCGAAGAACACTATTCGGGAGATATAATTTCCGCAGTCAGACATGCTCTGCTGGATCTTGAAGGCGCCTACGCTATCGGCGTAGTTCATCAGGATCATCCCGACGTAATTGTCGCAGCAAGAAAAGGCAGTCCTCTCGTTGTAGGATCTACCGGGGAGAGCGGGTTTCTCGCCTCAGATGTCACACCTTTATTGAAGTATATAAGAGACGTATACTTCGTCGATGATGGAGAGTTCGTGGTTATTCGCCCGGAAGGCATAAGCATATCCAGAATGGACGGAACGAGCGTCAGAAAACCCTCCACCAAGATAACCTGGAGTGAAGACTCTGCGGAAAAGAGCGGTTACGAGCACTTCATGCTCAAGGAGATATTCGAAGAGCCCCAGACTTTGAGGAATGCCCTGATGGGCAGGATACGGGGTGGCGTGCCGAACTTCAATGAGATCGAGCATCTAAGAGAGGAAATAGAGAAGGCCAGATCGCTCACTATTCTTGCATGTGGTACGAGTTTTCACGCCGGGTTGGTCTTTCAAAGATTCCTCCAGGACTATACAGAAATAAGAGCAGAGGTTGAAGTCGCTTCAGAATTTCGATACAGAAGATTGCAGGAAGGGTTTAGCGATCTCGTGGTCGCGATTTCACAATCCGGAGAGACGGCAGACACTCTTGAGGGCATTAGGAAAGCAAAGAAGCTTGGAACAAAGATCATTTCCCTTACAAATGTCGTTGGGTCAACTATCTCAAGAGAAAGCGATGCGGTAATCTACATAAATGCCGGTCCCGAGATAGGTGTTGCTGCGACCAAGACTTATGTTGCCCAGCTGGCGGTCTTGCTTCTCCTGGGAGCGGCCATTGCCGACATTGCCGGTAGAAGCGGGTTCGACATCCCGAAGATCGTAAACGAGCTGGAAGGAATGCCCACCGTATTCGAAAATACTCTCCCAACAGCAGACGAGCAGTGTAAGAGATTGGCGGCCGAACACTCGGATTATAAGCATTTCATGTACATAGGTAGAGGATATAGCTACGCATCCGCTCTTGAAGGAGCTTTGAAGCTCAAAGAGATAAGCTATATTCACGCCAGCGGTTATCAGGCCGGAGAACTGAAACATGGGCCGATTGCGTTGCTTGACAAAGACTTCCCGGTCTTTGCAATTGTCCCCGAAGACGAACTGAAATCGAAGATGATTTCAAATATCATGGAGACACGGGCCAGAGACGCCAAGGTACTGGCTCTGTGCTCCGAGAATGACAAGGAAGTAGCAAAGTCGGTAAACAGCCGAATAGAGGTACCGCGAGTTCTGGATCCAATTTATCCGCTCGTTATGTCACCCTATCTACAGCTCTTTGCATACTATATCGCCGTCAAGAAGGGACTTGATCCCGACAAACCTAGAAATCTAGCAAAGAGCGTCACAGTTGAATAG
- the plsX gene encoding phosphate acyltransferase PlsX — MRIALDAFGGDNAPQVNVDGAFLALKEFQDLEILLVGREEDLKPLIKESPETSRISIVDAREVFPMSEKPSLLLRKKETSLYKAAIQVKDANADALVSAGNTGGVLAAALFVVGRIKGVDRGAIAVLVPSKNGFTILIDAGANAEARAEHLRDFGTMGYEYAKLLGREKPKVGLLNVGEEQEKGTELTKLAFDYLKNDLGDSFAGNVEGRDINYGDVDVVVCSGFDGNIAMKTMEGTGKLISATLKKEIKKSGLFGIIGALFLKRALGRLKKTMDPSEYGGAFILGVKGAVVKAHGNSNALAIKNAIRVAYQGVKGDLIKKLEEKLGGK, encoded by the coding sequence ATAAGAATTGCCCTCGATGCCTTTGGTGGAGATAATGCTCCTCAGGTCAACGTAGACGGTGCCTTTCTTGCTTTGAAGGAGTTTCAGGATCTCGAAATATTACTGGTAGGCAGAGAAGAGGATCTCAAACCTCTGATAAAAGAATCTCCTGAGACCTCAAGAATTTCAATAGTAGATGCCAGAGAGGTTTTTCCAATGTCGGAGAAACCTTCTCTTTTGCTCAGAAAAAAAGAGACTTCTCTATACAAGGCAGCTATTCAAGTAAAAGATGCGAATGCCGATGCTCTGGTATCTGCAGGTAACACCGGTGGAGTGCTTGCGGCGGCGCTCTTTGTCGTGGGCAGGATCAAGGGCGTCGATCGTGGAGCAATTGCGGTTCTTGTTCCTTCCAAGAATGGCTTCACCATACTGATCGATGCGGGAGCAAATGCCGAGGCGAGGGCAGAACACTTGAGGGATTTCGGCACTATGGGTTATGAGTACGCGAAACTCCTAGGGAGAGAAAAACCGAAGGTAGGGCTGCTCAATGTCGGAGAAGAGCAGGAGAAGGGAACGGAACTCACGAAACTTGCCTTTGATTATCTCAAGAATGATCTGGGCGACTCCTTTGCGGGAAACGTCGAAGGCCGCGACATAAATTATGGAGACGTTGATGTCGTAGTTTGCAGCGGGTTTGACGGCAATATCGCGATGAAGACTATGGAAGGAACGGGCAAGTTGATTTCCGCCACGCTTAAGAAAGAGATCAAGAAAAGTGGTCTTTTTGGAATTATAGGTGCTCTCTTTCTCAAACGTGCGCTCGGAAGACTGAAAAAAACGATGGATCCCAGCGAATACGGCGGGGCATTCATTCTCGGAGTCAAGGGAGCGGTTGTCAAGGCTCATGGAAATTCAAACGCCCTTGCAATAAAGAATGCAATCAGAGTCGCTTACCAGGGAGTGAAAGGCGACTTGATAAAAAAGCTAGAAGAGAAACTCGGGGGAAAGTGA
- the rpmF gene encoding 50S ribosomal protein L32, giving the protein MAVPKQKRSRSRTHLKRAKMYSSIKVAVSTCPNCGEPKQPHRVCLHCGYYGGRQILEIGE; this is encoded by the coding sequence GTGGCCGTTCCAAAGCAAAAAAGAAGCAGAAGCAGGACTCACTTGAAGCGAGCAAAAATGTATAGCTCAATAAAGGTCGCTGTTTCTACGTGCCCAAACTGCGGTGAACCAAAACAGCCACACAGGGTTTGTCTACATTGTGGCTACTATGGAGGAAGACAGATTCTTGAGATCGGTGAGTAA
- a CDS encoding YceD family protein: MAKIHELIVDLNSFEFKKTIDLVLDPGFTDEIKLLSNVDVHIELYKDKDSIIVTGSVKTVVEDRCARCLKVVSIPVEGTVEATYVQRDSLPLVREGAGDDLENLLPLEGDLLDLSDRVIEAIIVEVPQKVLCKKDCAGLCPFCGADLNEEPNHSCQKKEEMPDGWHKAIAELKGKLKS; this comes from the coding sequence ATGGCTAAGATTCATGAGTTGATTGTTGATCTCAACAGTTTCGAATTCAAGAAGACTATAGATTTAGTTCTGGATCCGGGTTTCACTGATGAGATCAAGCTCTTGAGCAACGTAGATGTGCACATCGAGCTTTACAAAGATAAAGATTCGATTATCGTTACCGGTTCCGTAAAAACCGTCGTAGAAGACAGATGCGCCCGCTGTCTGAAAGTAGTATCCATTCCAGTTGAAGGAACAGTTGAGGCAACATATGTGCAAAGGGATTCTCTTCCACTAGTAAGAGAAGGCGCAGGCGATGATTTGGAGAATCTCTTGCCACTTGAAGGCGATCTCCTGGACTTGTCAGATCGAGTAATTGAGGCTATAATTGTTGAGGTTCCTCAGAAGGTTCTCTGTAAAAAGGATTGTGCAGGTCTTTGTCCGTTTTGCGGAGCGGATCTTAACGAGGAGCCAAATCATTCTTGCCAGAAGAAGGAAGAAATGCCTGATGGCTGGCACAAAGCGATAGCTGAGCTTAAGGGAAAATTGAAGAGTTAG
- a CDS encoding ABC transporter ATP-binding protein encodes MHLRISSLSKAFDGETIVDKFSYSVEGDFFLTILGSSGCGKTTLLRMISGILKPDAGRVELQSERLGFVFQDDRLIPWLNAFQNISIVSPKSSPVEYLSFVGLKGHENKFPSQLSGGMRRRLNIARALAFNPDLILMDEPFNSLDVVIKDRLIEDIQKLWTGRKISIIMVTHDPSEAARLSTDIILVQDRFSKVDEIKLGDPLERSPDDIDLISRDLLSRMKKFSSYLH; translated from the coding sequence ATGCACTTAAGAATTAGCAGTCTCAGCAAGGCTTTCGACGGAGAAACAATAGTAGACAAATTCTCCTATTCTGTTGAAGGCGATTTCTTTCTCACAATTCTTGGAAGCTCGGGGTGCGGAAAAACGACTCTTTTGAGAATGATAAGCGGTATACTGAAACCGGATGCAGGTAGGGTCGAGCTCCAAAGCGAGAGGCTGGGATTTGTTTTCCAGGACGACAGATTGATTCCATGGCTGAACGCCTTCCAGAACATCTCGATAGTGTCTCCAAAATCCAGTCCTGTGGAGTACCTCTCGTTTGTGGGCCTAAAAGGTCATGAGAATAAGTTTCCTTCACAACTGAGCGGTGGAATGAGGAGGAGACTGAATATCGCAAGAGCACTCGCATTCAACCCCGATCTGATTCTCATGGACGAGCCTTTCAACTCTCTTGATGTCGTGATAAAGGATCGGCTCATCGAAGATATTCAGAAATTATGGACTGGCAGGAAAATCAGCATCATCATGGTTACTCACGATCCTTCAGAGGCAGCCAGGCTTTCAACGGATATAATACTTGTACAAGATAGGTTCTCTAAGGTGGACGAAATCAAACTGGGAGATCCCCTGGAAAGGAGTCCCGACGATATCGACTTGATCTCTAGAGATCTGCTATCCAGAATGAAGAAATTTTCTTCTTATCTTCATTGA
- a CDS encoding ABC transporter permease produces the protein MISISMLSSSRKRTLAPIVSVGFLLLGWFIASAIVSSDLLLPGPLETMEEFLRIISSRKGWSDIAETCAKAFLGLFIALGLGLAVGFVMGLIDVLYELIKPIVVILQSIPIVSWLALAIFWWGVGFSSPVYIVFLTLFPIFTINIAEGVRNVDKKLVEMAKIYKIPRNTVFGKIYLASAFPFIVSSMRAGIGIMWKSVAVAEFMVGASGIGRAMSDAKYSINIERVFAYTLVLVVLGILTERLLDMIIKRGSRYALKN, from the coding sequence GTGATTTCGATATCGATGCTCTCTTCTTCTAGAAAGAGGACGTTGGCCCCAATCGTCTCGGTAGGCTTTCTGCTGCTGGGGTGGTTCATCGCATCTGCAATAGTCTCGAGCGACCTGTTGTTGCCCGGCCCGTTAGAGACAATGGAAGAATTTCTAAGAATCATCTCGAGCAGGAAGGGTTGGTCGGACATCGCGGAAACTTGCGCAAAGGCATTCCTCGGATTGTTCATTGCGCTGGGTCTTGGCCTTGCTGTTGGTTTCGTTATGGGACTAATCGATGTATTATATGAGCTGATTAAGCCGATAGTAGTTATCCTGCAATCTATACCAATAGTGTCGTGGCTGGCCCTGGCAATATTCTGGTGGGGAGTTGGCTTCTCCTCCCCTGTATATATAGTATTCCTTACCTTGTTTCCGATCTTCACAATAAACATAGCAGAGGGCGTAAGAAACGTGGATAAGAAGCTTGTCGAAATGGCCAAGATTTACAAGATTCCCAGGAATACAGTCTTCGGAAAGATCTATCTCGCTTCTGCATTTCCTTTTATCGTATCTTCCATGAGAGCGGGAATAGGAATAATGTGGAAATCAGTTGCGGTAGCCGAGTTTATGGTGGGAGCATCAGGGATAGGAAGAGCAATGTCAGACGCAAAATACTCCATAAACATAGAAAGGGTCTTCGCGTATACACTTGTTCTTGTTGTTCTGGGTATTTTAACGGAAAGGCTTCTCGATATGATCATCAAAAGGGGTAGTCGGTATGCACTTAAGAATTAG
- a CDS encoding ABC transporter substrate-binding protein, with protein sequence MRKFVAVSALLFITLFSFGVNYINPVGPTLIPIAELLSSNLSEEIPGLEINLWRSVDEAISMMVTEKAQIALLPVTVGVKLASSGVDIKLAAVSMWNGFYFISTEKTIEDIEDLVDTEVYTLQAPGQTADTILRGALESKGYEVGRDLDIVYVGGAEAVQLLAGGKAKVILVPEPFASLAETRVQGSIRSMPIEDLWESFNEQRINIPTSGIFVSGTLDRGVAESFLLLYQQSMNLSLTNREKTAATVSEKMGGFPAPVLQKAMDTAGFLFLTAEDAREDIAIYLNRLKELDPELTGDFDIDALFF encoded by the coding sequence ATGAGGAAATTCGTTGCAGTGTCAGCTCTGCTTTTCATCACTCTCTTTTCTTTTGGGGTGAATTACATCAATCCAGTGGGCCCAACGTTGATTCCGATAGCCGAGCTGCTCTCCTCTAATTTATCAGAAGAGATTCCCGGTCTCGAGATCAATCTCTGGAGAAGCGTAGATGAGGCTATTTCGATGATGGTTACCGAAAAGGCACAAATTGCCCTTCTTCCCGTCACTGTAGGGGTTAAACTCGCATCGTCCGGTGTAGACATAAAGCTAGCAGCCGTCAGCATGTGGAACGGTTTCTATTTCATATCTACAGAAAAGACGATAGAAGACATTGAGGACCTGGTCGATACAGAAGTATATACTCTTCAGGCACCGGGGCAGACTGCAGATACTATCCTTCGCGGTGCTCTCGAGTCGAAGGGATACGAAGTCGGAAGAGACCTGGATATTGTCTATGTCGGTGGGGCAGAGGCAGTTCAGTTGCTCGCCGGGGGCAAGGCTAAGGTAATTCTCGTGCCCGAGCCCTTCGCATCGCTTGCCGAAACACGTGTGCAAGGTTCGATAAGATCGATGCCAATAGAAGATCTTTGGGAGAGTTTCAACGAACAGAGGATTAACATCCCTACATCGGGAATATTCGTCAGCGGCACTCTCGACAGAGGCGTTGCGGAGTCGTTCCTGCTTCTGTATCAGCAGTCTATGAATCTCTCTCTTACAAACAGGGAAAAAACCGCTGCAACCGTATCGGAAAAGATGGGCGGATTCCCTGCACCGGTACTGCAAAAGGCAATGGATACGGCAGGTTTCCTCTTTTTGACGGCCGAAGATGCGAGAGAGGACATTGCGATCTACCTTAATAGACTCAAGGAACTTGATCCAGAGCTAACGGGTGATTTCGATATCGATGCTCTCTTCTTCTAG
- a CDS encoding HU family DNA-binding protein gives MNKKELIAEIAEKTGVTKKDAGKTLDTVIDIIEKTLSKGDVVRLVGFGTFMVASRKARKGVNPRTKKPITIPGGKVPKFVPGKELKEKVK, from the coding sequence ATGAACAAAAAAGAACTCATCGCTGAAATCGCTGAGAAAACAGGTGTTACTAAGAAGGATGCTGGAAAGACCCTTGACACGGTGATCGACATCATCGAGAAGACTCTTTCAAAGGGTGATGTCGTAAGACTTGTTGGCTTTGGCACATTTATGGTGGCGTCAAGGAAGGCCAGAAAGGGTGTCAATCCGAGAACCAAGAAGCCCATCACTATACCGGGCGGAAAAGTTCCGAAATTTGTACCTGGAAAGGAACTGAAGGAAAAGGTAAAATAG
- a CDS encoding DUF881 domain-containing protein produces MKDLKGLWFFLIVLIIVVALGSFFNIYFLKQFGDEMISSLSTREIESKLQLMSERVSLLNTNLDSLSSVEVREDLSRIITDFERIIADINYVSNSLSSNPVLDSIAQLSSDLKLIKRSIDSLDSGESVDYSTQIEGVRGKIVSLEWQVEELKKLLESSTADLKKSVMNVNAFSSQADQSYKEEVGKGVRIRIESGFKGSSILHDSDILMILNELYALRATEISLNGKRIMPYTYVRCVGATVIINDEPTQISPIVIEVLGEYDYLVSGLGLMKEFFAGREIDMTFLPLEFITIPAGGG; encoded by the coding sequence GTGAAGGATTTGAAAGGATTATGGTTTTTTCTTATTGTCTTGATCATTGTTGTGGCCTTGGGTTCTTTCTTTAATATCTATTTTCTGAAGCAGTTCGGCGATGAAATGATTTCTAGCCTAAGCACGAGAGAGATCGAGAGCAAACTTCAGCTGATGTCTGAAAGAGTCTCCCTCCTTAACACGAATTTAGATTCTCTTTCCTCTGTTGAAGTGAGGGAGGATCTTTCGAGAATCATTACGGACTTCGAAAGAATAATCGCAGATATTAACTATGTCTCGAACTCCTTGAGCAGTAATCCCGTGCTTGATTCCATCGCACAGCTTTCTTCAGATTTGAAGCTGATAAAGAGATCCATCGACTCACTGGACAGTGGAGAAAGCGTAGACTATTCGACTCAAATTGAAGGGGTACGGGGAAAGATCGTATCTCTCGAGTGGCAGGTTGAAGAGCTGAAGAAGCTGCTCGAATCTAGCACAGCTGATCTGAAGAAATCGGTCATGAATGTTAACGCGTTTTCAAGTCAGGCTGATCAGTCTTATAAAGAGGAAGTCGGAAAAGGCGTTCGCATAAGAATAGAATCGGGCTTCAAGGGGAGCAGCATTCTTCATGACAGCGATATCCTGATGATCTTGAACGAGTTATATGCTCTGAGGGCCACGGAGATCTCGCTCAACGGTAAGAGGATAATGCCATACACATATGTACGCTGTGTAGGTGCAACTGTTATAATTAATGATGAACCGACTCAAATTTCGCCCATTGTGATAGAGGTTTTGGGCGAGTATGATTATCTTGTTTCCGGTCTGGGTCTCATGAAGGAGTTTTTTGCAGGCAGGGAGATTGACATGACTTTTCTGCCTCTTGAATTTATCACTATTCCCGCGGGAGGGGGTTGA
- a CDS encoding peptidoglycan DD-metalloendopeptidase family protein: MRKSALLFLLVLIMVFFTGCDFPFITRDDFTQRMDALEQKIDSLAAGQKKLAQLEDAVEELAFRINFVQAIEPTYAGYEELEAVRAELQIIKNMLAESVIDSASSAAIVKTLYDKIDGVLTSTVENNIITREIDDLNRKVQALESLNSSRYSELVQRISEIGTYDSSIDEAKYEELLQRIEEIKSAEVVVVQQESDEDDRRYEELVNKVEELAARTDISVLDSAKYDSLAKRLAELEQTVGSSVIDSEVFNELVSRIDEMDSRTRELADNLQSIERQEEPEEKNFVTMATFLGEISDIRSRLGAAAYETIEPTSHVSYIVKSGDNLWSIAQAYGVTVEQLKAMNPEIKNWDLIYRGDEIKIPLSLDNLMAKASIATHFGLNLGVDFLVDSIESNFGSYDYGYANPGMDLTVPPGSRITAFLPGKVILSERVNDLYGEMVVVDHGNNMKTVYARLGSRMVMKGDFVRVGDTIGSASDAKGNLHFEFWKADVPVNPADIIFENVGTFEVTMYTEWDDAKNPTSPSFKMTASGDFVKGYRTVAADPVVIPLGSIVYIPFFSSSPNKGFFVVEDTGSSIKGNKIDVYTHDFDTASNFKEDLLVYVVKKP, translated from the coding sequence TTGAGAAAAAGTGCCCTTCTATTTCTTCTGGTACTTATCATGGTTTTCTTCACGGGGTGTGACTTCCCGTTTATTACGAGGGATGATTTTACCCAAAGAATGGATGCGCTCGAACAAAAAATCGATTCTCTGGCAGCTGGCCAGAAGAAGCTTGCCCAGCTAGAGGATGCCGTCGAGGAGCTTGCTTTCAGGATAAATTTCGTTCAGGCAATTGAACCTACATATGCCGGTTATGAAGAACTTGAGGCTGTTAGGGCGGAGCTTCAGATAATCAAGAACATGCTTGCCGAGTCGGTTATAGATTCCGCATCTTCCGCAGCGATCGTTAAGACACTCTACGACAAGATCGACGGAGTTCTAACCAGTACTGTGGAAAACAACATAATTACTCGGGAAATCGATGACCTGAACAGAAAGGTACAGGCGCTTGAATCACTAAACTCTTCGAGGTACTCGGAGTTGGTTCAGAGAATCTCCGAGATTGGCACTTACGATAGTTCCATTGACGAGGCGAAGTATGAAGAGCTGCTCCAGAGGATCGAGGAGATAAAGAGCGCAGAAGTTGTCGTTGTACAGCAGGAATCCGATGAAGATGATCGCAGGTACGAAGAACTCGTTAACAAGGTTGAGGAGCTCGCCGCCAGAACCGATATCTCCGTTCTTGACAGCGCTAAGTATGATTCCTTGGCAAAAAGACTTGCCGAGCTGGAGCAGACCGTAGGTTCATCTGTGATAGATTCTGAGGTCTTCAACGAACTCGTTTCTAGAATTGACGAAATGGATTCCAGAACGCGCGAACTCGCCGATAATCTCCAGAGCATTGAGCGGCAGGAGGAGCCTGAAGAGAAGAACTTTGTGACGATGGCCACTTTCCTGGGAGAGATTTCCGATATAAGAAGCAGGCTCGGTGCAGCCGCATACGAGACAATTGAACCGACTTCCCATGTATCTTACATTGTTAAATCGGGCGATAACCTGTGGAGCATTGCTCAAGCGTATGGGGTAACGGTGGAACAGCTTAAGGCGATGAATCCTGAAATCAAGAACTGGGATCTGATCTATCGTGGCGATGAGATAAAGATCCCGCTTTCTCTGGACAATCTCATGGCCAAGGCTTCCATTGCCACTCATTTTGGACTGAATCTTGGCGTGGATTTTCTTGTGGATTCGATAGAATCTAATTTCGGAAGCTATGACTATGGTTATGCAAATCCCGGTATGGACCTTACCGTGCCTCCAGGCTCAAGAATCACGGCTTTTCTTCCGGGAAAGGTCATACTTTCGGAAAGAGTAAATGATTTGTATGGCGAGATGGTTGTGGTGGACCACGGAAACAACATGAAGACCGTATACGCGCGTCTGGGCAGCCGCATGGTTATGAAGGGTGATTTTGTCAGGGTTGGGGATACTATCGGATCGGCCTCGGACGCCAAAGGAAATCTTCATTTCGAGTTCTGGAAAGCCGATGTGCCTGTCAATCCAGCCGATATAATATTCGAGAATGTCGGGACTTTCGAAGTGACTATGTACACCGAATGGGATGATGCAAAGAATCCTACGTCGCCATCATTCAAGATGACTGCGAGCGGCGATTTCGTTAAGGGATATAGAACGGTAGCAGCAGATCCAGTTGTAATTCCTCTTGGTTCAATTGTCTATATTCCGTTCTTCTCATCTTCTCCAAACAAGGGTTTCTTTGTTGTGGAGGATACCGGGAGCTCGATCAAAGGAAATAAGATCGATGTATATACCCATGACTTCGATACGGCATCGAATTTCAAAGAGGATCTTCTTGTGTACGTGGTGAAGAAGCCTTGA
- a CDS encoding YncE family protein, translating into MSRIVTVILLFACIIAVSGMGAITLGQRYPLGIMPSGLLKIKNSSGTYYITLVKGDSELIVFDANFRPVTIFDSMRNDGINDIIYRDGKLYCFGFYSGRLIVVDASVHPSKWKKIDEIPTSSRLITGSFIDGKVGILTNEFEFLLLDISKREIIKRQKLPVIALSIAEDSNFFFVSLFHNYNLLTHSHETEKGLLVFDEWGNLVNEANVGKRPSYILLEGERIFLVSYVDENLKVLSKRDLAEITTVQLGRYPNFPVIHDGKIWIALTGEDQIMTVDLSTYSTKKYDLMGRGPIKVVHSEDKIYVLETVTGTLEVLDSRGNTIEYVELDGYPVDLVFNGTEIAVLLQEDWQTGKNTGALLLLKSS; encoded by the coding sequence TTGAGTAGAATAGTAACTGTTATTCTCTTATTTGCCTGTATTATAGCTGTTTCGGGAATGGGAGCGATTACGCTCGGCCAGAGGTATCCCTTGGGCATAATGCCATCCGGACTGCTGAAAATTAAGAACAGCAGTGGTACTTATTACATAACTCTCGTTAAGGGTGACTCCGAGTTAATAGTCTTCGATGCAAATTTCAGACCTGTGACGATCTTCGACTCGATGCGCAATGATGGAATCAACGATATCATCTACAGGGACGGGAAACTCTACTGCTTCGGATTCTACAGTGGCAGGTTGATTGTTGTGGACGCTTCCGTTCATCCCAGTAAATGGAAAAAAATCGACGAGATTCCAACATCCAGCAGGCTAATCACCGGGTCGTTCATAGATGGAAAGGTTGGAATATTGACTAATGAGTTCGAGTTCCTGCTGCTGGACATATCCAAGAGGGAGATAATAAAGAGGCAGAAGCTCCCGGTCATAGCTCTATCTATAGCGGAAGATTCTAATTTCTTTTTCGTATCGCTTTTCCATAACTATAATCTTCTTACACATTCCCACGAGACCGAAAAAGGGCTTCTCGTATTTGATGAATGGGGTAATCTGGTAAACGAAGCAAATGTCGGTAAACGGCCATCTTATATTCTTTTAGAGGGAGAAAGAATCTTCCTGGTTTCATATGTGGATGAGAATCTCAAGGTTCTTTCTAAGAGAGATCTAGCAGAGATCACCACGGTTCAGCTGGGTAGATATCCAAATTTTCCTGTGATTCACGACGGGAAGATCTGGATCGCATTGACCGGCGAAGACCAGATAATGACGGTAGACCTGTCCACCTACAGTACCAAGAAATATGATTTAATGGGTCGCGGTCCGATAAAAGTCGTTCACAGTGAAGATAAAATTTACGTTCTGGAGACCGTTACTGGAACACTCGAGGTTCTTGATAGTCGAGGGAATACGATAGAATACGTAGAGTTAGATGGCTATCCGGTCGATCTCGTTTTCAACGGTACAGAAATTGCTGTGCTGCTTCAAGAAGACTGGCAAACCGGAAAGAACACGGGAGCATTGCTGTTACTTAAATCTAGTTGA